In Solidesulfovibrio sp., a single genomic region encodes these proteins:
- a CDS encoding PEP/pyruvate-binding domain-containing protein, whose translation MIAWLRRALGNRRQARQRAGLDALKVRYHTFRILLANNERALDRLAEVEAALSSGAPTADLAGRVEELVAVTFEMVDGLGRLAAKGAGALYARQLALEEALRAALERVEASPRPPSCLPLAQARDVAEAGGKAAGLAVLLQNGFPVPPGFVVTARACREFWREAGLEARLDQRLGELGGADDRRGAACAALRREILAAALPDWLRRDLDAAARDLGRTAGHGSPLALAVRSSAVTEDGPQHSFAGQLATVLNLSPETLERGILEVLAGAVSEQAVLYRRQAGLPEAGLDMAVLVQVMVPATAAGVVFSLDPVRPDTGRMLVSAVPGLGVLAVNGAAPVDIYRVSRDDPADAIAHVARKTRKAVAVAGGGVRREPVPDEARNAPVLSEATLSRLVRLSLAAEALAGSWRDLEYAVDAQGGLWLLQSRPARIVWGARRPPAPAGPLFAGGMTASPGRCLGRARHVADAAGLDAPESGPVVALLPFAAPEAARGLPRWQGLASCGGNPVDHLSTLAREAGRPMLTRAQGVMEAVPEGALVVLDADAGRIVPAPPAIGDIEGLLRPPQPGRGLRPAAPLPPGRALVHELVVPLGLTDAYGPTFSVLECRTLHDIVRFAHEAAVLALFEAGDALLAEAAPAVRVLRGDGPFECMVIDLGGGLRENAGGPRIGPEAIASIPLAALWRGLSGPVAAFAAPPSAVGVGAILARGLTDGRGRRPVGQPNYALATRDYVNVNARVEFHFAMIDAVCGPRARGNYVRLRFKGGGAASPLRERRAVCLETILRASGFFTNRQGDLLSANCTDAGQEATGEALALVGRLVLFSRLLDAAMTDDDAPHRAAQAFLAAPAPLARDSAAEQTKR comes from the coding sequence GTGATCGCCTGGCTGCGCCGCGCCCTGGGCAACAGGCGCCAGGCCCGGCAACGGGCCGGGCTGGACGCGCTCAAGGTCCGCTACCACACCTTCCGCATCCTTTTGGCCAACAACGAACGGGCGCTGGACAGGCTGGCCGAGGTCGAGGCCGCCCTGTCCTCCGGCGCGCCCACGGCCGACCTGGCCGGCCGGGTGGAGGAGCTTGTGGCCGTGACCTTCGAAATGGTCGACGGCCTGGGAAGGCTCGCCGCCAAGGGAGCGGGGGCGCTTTACGCCAGGCAACTGGCCCTGGAGGAGGCGTTGCGCGCCGCCCTGGAGCGGGTCGAGGCCAGTCCCCGCCCGCCGTCCTGCCTGCCCCTGGCCCAGGCCCGCGACGTGGCCGAGGCGGGGGGCAAGGCGGCCGGCCTGGCCGTGCTGCTGCAAAACGGCTTTCCCGTGCCGCCGGGGTTTGTCGTCACCGCCCGGGCCTGCCGGGAGTTCTGGCGCGAGGCCGGCCTCGAGGCGCGCCTGGACCAAAGGCTCGGCGAACTCGGCGGCGCGGACGACAGGCGCGGCGCCGCCTGCGCCGCCCTGCGCCGGGAGATCCTCGCCGCCGCCCTTCCCGACTGGCTGCGCCGGGACCTGGACGCGGCCGCGCGGGACCTGGGGCGAACGGCCGGCCACGGCTCGCCCCTGGCCCTGGCCGTCCGCTCCAGCGCCGTGACCGAGGACGGGCCGCAGCATTCCTTCGCCGGCCAGCTGGCCACGGTGCTGAACCTTTCCCCCGAAACCCTGGAGCGGGGCATCCTCGAGGTGCTGGCCGGGGCCGTGTCCGAACAGGCCGTGCTCTACCGCCGCCAGGCCGGATTGCCCGAGGCCGGCCTGGACATGGCCGTGCTCGTCCAGGTCATGGTGCCGGCGACGGCCGCCGGCGTGGTCTTCAGCCTCGACCCGGTGCGGCCGGATACGGGGCGGATGCTGGTCTCGGCCGTGCCGGGGCTGGGCGTTCTGGCCGTCAACGGCGCGGCCCCGGTGGATATCTACCGCGTCTCCCGCGACGACCCGGCCGATGCCATCGCCCATGTGGCCCGCAAGACCAGAAAGGCCGTGGCCGTCGCCGGCGGCGGCGTCCGGCGCGAACCCGTGCCGGATGAGGCGCGCAACGCGCCGGTGCTGTCCGAGGCGACGCTGTCGCGCCTGGTGCGGCTGTCGCTGGCCGCCGAGGCCCTGGCCGGCTCCTGGCGCGACCTGGAATACGCCGTGGACGCGCAGGGTGGGTTGTGGCTGCTCCAGTCGCGGCCGGCCCGCATCGTCTGGGGGGCGCGCCGGCCGCCCGCGCCGGCCGGGCCGCTGTTCGCCGGCGGCATGACGGCCTCGCCCGGGCGCTGCCTGGGCCGGGCGCGCCATGTCGCGGACGCGGCCGGCCTGGACGCGCCCGAAAGCGGGCCGGTCGTGGCCTTGCTCCCCTTTGCCGCGCCCGAGGCGGCCCGCGGGCTGCCGCGGTGGCAGGGCCTGGCCAGTTGCGGCGGCAACCCCGTGGACCATCTTTCCACCCTGGCCCGCGAAGCCGGCCGGCCCATGCTGACCCGGGCGCAAGGCGTCATGGAGGCCGTGCCCGAGGGCGCCCTGGTCGTGCTCGACGCCGATGCCGGACGCATCGTGCCCGCGCCGCCGGCCATCGGCGACATCGAAGGCCTGCTGCGCCCGCCGCAGCCCGGGCGGGGCCTCCGGCCGGCCGCCCCCTTGCCGCCGGGGCGCGCCCTGGTCCACGAACTGGTCGTGCCGCTCGGCCTGACCGACGCCTATGGCCCGACGTTTTCGGTGCTGGAGTGCCGCACGCTCCACGACATCGTGCGCTTTGCCCATGAAGCCGCCGTGCTGGCCCTGTTCGAGGCCGGCGACGCACTGCTCGCCGAGGCCGCCCCGGCCGTGCGCGTGCTGCGCGGCGACGGCCCCTTCGAATGCATGGTCATCGACCTCGGCGGCGGGCTGCGCGAAAACGCCGGTGGCCCGCGCATCGGCCCGGAGGCCATCGCCTCCATTCCCCTGGCCGCCCTGTGGCGGGGCCTGTCCGGGCCGGTGGCGGCGTTTGCCGCGCCGCCCTCGGCCGTCGGCGTCGGCGCGATCCTGGCCCGGGGCCTGACCGACGGCCGCGGCCGCCGGCCCGTGGGCCAGCCCAACTACGCCCTGGCCACCCGCGACTACGTCAACGTCAACGCCCGGGTGGAGTTCCATTTCGCCATGATCGACGCCGTGTGCGGCCCGCGGGCCCGGGGCAACTACGTGCGGCTGCGCTTCAAGGGCGGCGGCGCGGCCTCGCCCCTGCGCGAGCGGCGGGCCGTGTGCCTCGAAACCATCCTGCGGGCCAGCGGCTTTTTCACCAACCGCCAGGGCGACCTCCTCAGCGCCAACTGCACCGACGCCGGCCAGGAAGCGACAGGGGAGGCCCTGGCCCTGGTGGGGCGGCTTGTGCTTTTTTCCCGTCTTCTCGACGCGGCCATGACCGACGACGACGCCCCGCACCGGGCGGCGCAAGCCTTTTTGGCCGCGCCCGCGCCCTTGGCCCGCGACAGCGCGGCCGAACAAACGAAGCGCTGA